gaatttgttgaatgaagtcgttatttttgttttgcttttgcgcacaaaaagtattcttgtcgcttcataacattaaagttgaaccattgtagtcacattgactattttatcaATGTTTATAccacttttctggaccttgaatgtggtaattttgttgctttctattgagGATGAAAAAACCTCTCAgcttgatttcatcaaaaatatctttatttgtgttccgaaatgAACGCTttagctttacagaaaatgatgAGATGATTGCCTAACCGCTTATGATCACACATGTTCTTTTTTAAAACTCTAGGTGTTAATAGGCTCAGTCCTTCTGGCACATTAAATGTCACAAGATTCACACATTGACCACTAACAGTTTCATTCTGAGTTCAGTTCAAACTTTAGTTTTAAAAAGCAGGCTGTTGAAATGCACAGCACTGCAGCATAAACAGTCTGAAACTAGAACAGCCTAGCATTAACACAGTGTTATGATGTATGACATTAAGAGATCAGAGATAACTGAAGTTATATATGATGATGTGATGATGACTGAGACTGTGGAAATGGACAGAGGAGAAAGAGTGGAGATGATGGTGGATATCTATGAGAGTGCAGATACTGTGAGACATCATGATCTGAGGACAAACACAGAGAGACATCAGCCACTGCAACACACAGGTAACGTCATTTATCTGATACACATTATAACAGACAGATAGAAGTATTATAGTTTCTCTTGcatttttctcaattgctttggtttattgttttaaaCAGTCTTAACATTCtctaatacaaatacaaaacattTCAAGTTGATGGCGTAGCGGACGGCCATGCAGGGTTTGCCTGTTAACCGCGTGTTGGGACTTTGCACTACGCTATATAGTAcatatttttggtaacactttacaataaggttcataagttaacattagttaactacattagttaacatgaactaacaatgaactgcaattatacagcatttattaatctttgttaatattaatttcaacatttactaatacattattagtaaatgaacaactgtattttcattaactaacattaacgaagattagtaaatacagtaacaaatgtattgctcatgctagttcatgttagataatacattaactaatgtttaatgaaccttattgtaaagtgttaccattttttttgtAGCAATGTATGTTAACCAAAAATTCACATATTCATTTCttcttttacaaatattttatatgtaaaatCATACGAACAGAAAATTGCCACAAAATAACATGCAGACACATCTCTTCATATAGATCTACAATGGCTCAAACGATGAAAGATGTTGTGAAGAGTATGACAATTTTACTGAGAATAAACTTGTCAGTTTTGTGCAGATATTATgcaaattataatcataatataataaacttactcttttgcacaaaaacaaatgttccaaaACATGTGCAATTTGCTTAAATGAAAAAGAATTTTAAATCTGGTGTGAACAAGAAATGAATTCAGTGATCTGAACTTATTGTTTTGAGAGATCTTGTTTGAGAATTGAGACTGTGAGAGTAAAGTTAAGACATAAGCATAAGTGTGAAGGTTAATGTAAGCTTTTGTCCATCATCCTCAGGAAGTGTCTCAGTGAAGAACAGAAAGCACAGAGCAGTtgaagtgtgtttgtgtctgctgTGTGTTCTTCTGCTGACTGCTGTAATGGTGCTCTGTATGTATTTCACCACCGAGAGAAAACAGTTTCTAACCGTTATCAATAACCTGACTGAGGAAAGACACCAGATACTTACCAAATATGAGCAGATACTGAACCATAGCAATAATCTGACTGCAGAAAGAGAGCAGATAAAAAACAAGATTGATGAACTCCAACGTGGCCTTTATGAACAAGGTAATTTTGTTTTATCctcattaaatcattaaaaaatcatCTTTTTTCTACCATCCCGCTTCAATAAAAATAAGCATTGACTTAAACAtcaactttctgttcatcaataCTGCTTAAATACATTTCAACATGGACAAAGCTAAACTAATATATCTAAACTGGTGTATTAATAGATCAG
This genomic stretch from Megalobrama amblycephala isolate DHTTF-2021 linkage group LG2, ASM1881202v1, whole genome shotgun sequence harbors:
- the si:ch211-193e13.5 gene encoding uncharacterized protein si:ch211-193e13.5, with protein sequence MMYDIKRSEITEVIYDDVMMTETVEMDRGERVEMMVDIYESADTVRHHDLRTNTERHQPLQHTGSVSVKNRKHRAVEVCLCLLCVLLLTAVMVLCMYFTTERKQFLTVINNLTEERHQILTKYEQILNHSNNLTAEREQIKNKIDELQRGLYEQGNFVLSSLNH